A genomic segment from Rubrobacter tropicus encodes:
- a CDS encoding proline--tRNA ligase, with amino-acid sequence MSGLFGRTLREVPAGIEVAGHGLLLRAGFVRQLAAGIFSYLPLAKRSLDKVSGILREEMGACGGQEVSMPVVHPAEVWERSGRYEGTGAELVRLRDRRDRAMVLAMTHEEVVAGLVAEKVGSYQQLPRLVYQIQTKFRDDARPRAGLIRAREFTMKDAYSLDRNETGLDRQYRAIHRAYFRIFGRCGLPAVSVGADVGIMGGSLAHEFMYLSPVGEDTILLCDTCGYTANRQVARFRKPQAGVEEQRPVEKISTSGANTIEALARLLEIPESRTAKAVFLVATVGGEERFVFAVVRGDMDLNETKLANAVGADGLRPARADEIRAVGAEPGYGSPVGVAGVLVVADDAVPGSPNLVAGANQDGFHLLNVNHARDFEADVIADVAAAREGSACPECGAQMRAERGVEVGNIFKLGTRYSEAFGAGYLDRDGERKPVVMGSYGIGLGRLLACIAEEHRDEDGLIWPISVAPYAVHLVSADDGADRLYEELISAGVEVLYDDRRESLGTKFKDADLIGAPIRLTLTTRSIEDGGVEMKLRRETGSRVVPVEGAVAVVKQRISDLEDEILASIPVPTNEP; translated from the coding sequence ATGAGTGGGTTGTTTGGTCGGACTTTGCGGGAGGTTCCGGCGGGGATTGAGGTCGCGGGGCACGGGTTGTTGTTGCGGGCGGGGTTCGTGAGGCAGTTGGCGGCGGGTATTTTTAGTTATCTGCCCCTGGCGAAGCGGTCCCTGGACAAGGTGTCGGGGATTTTGAGGGAGGAGATGGGGGCTTGCGGGGGGCAGGAGGTTTCCATGCCGGTAGTCCATCCCGCCGAGGTCTGGGAGAGGTCGGGGCGGTACGAGGGCACGGGGGCTGAGTTGGTGAGGCTGCGGGACCGCCGGGACCGGGCGATGGTGCTGGCGATGACGCACGAGGAAGTCGTGGCGGGGCTGGTAGCGGAGAAGGTCGGGTCCTACCAGCAGCTGCCGAGGCTGGTGTACCAGATCCAGACGAAGTTCCGCGACGACGCGCGGCCGAGGGCCGGCCTGATCCGTGCCAGGGAGTTCACCATGAAGGACGCGTATTCCCTGGATAGGAACGAGACCGGGCTCGACCGGCAATACAGGGCGATCCACCGGGCCTACTTCAGGATCTTCGGCCGCTGCGGGCTGCCCGCGGTCTCCGTGGGCGCGGACGTCGGCATCATGGGGGGCAGCCTCGCCCACGAATTCATGTACCTCTCGCCCGTCGGGGAGGACACGATCCTGCTCTGCGACACGTGCGGCTACACCGCGAATCGCCAGGTGGCGAGGTTCCGCAAGCCGCAGGCCGGGGTGGAGGAGCAGAGGCCGGTGGAGAAGATTTCCACTTCGGGCGCGAACACCATCGAGGCGCTCGCCCGGCTTCTTGAGATACCGGAGTCCCGCACGGCAAAAGCGGTCTTCCTGGTGGCGACGGTCGGCGGCGAGGAGAGGTTCGTCTTCGCCGTCGTGCGCGGCGACATGGACCTGAACGAGACGAAGCTGGCGAACGCCGTCGGGGCCGACGGGCTGCGTCCGGCGCGGGCGGATGAAATCCGCGCCGTTGGCGCGGAGCCGGGGTACGGTTCTCCCGTTGGGGTTGCTGGCGTCCTCGTAGTCGCGGACGACGCCGTCCCAGGCTCTCCAAACCTTGTCGCCGGCGCCAACCAGGACGGTTTCCACCTCCTGAACGTCAACCACGCCAGGGACTTCGAGGCGGACGTGATCGCGGACGTCGCGGCCGCCCGGGAAGGTTCCGCCTGCCCGGAGTGCGGCGCCCAGATGCGCGCCGAGCGCGGCGTCGAGGTCGGCAACATCTTCAAGCTCGGCACGCGCTACAGCGAGGCTTTCGGGGCGGGCTACCTGGACCGGGACGGGGAGCGAAAGCCCGTCGTGATGGGCTCCTACGGCATCGGGCTCGGGCGGCTTTTGGCCTGCATCGCCGAAGAGCACCGCGACGAGGACGGCTTGATCTGGCCCATCTCCGTCGCGCCGTATGCCGTTCACCTGGTGTCCGCCGACGACGGGGCGGACCGGCTCTACGAAGAGTTGATCTCCGCGGGCGTCGAGGTCCTCTACGACGACAGGCGGGAGAGTCTGGGGACAAAGTTCAAGGACGCGGACCTGATCGGGGCCCCCATCCGCCTGACCCTCACCACCCGTTCCATCGAGGACGGCGGTGTCGAGATGAAGCTCCGCCGGGAAACCGGCAGCCGCGTGGTGCCCGTTGAAGGAGCCGTGGCCGTGGTAAAGCAGAGAATCTCCGACCTCGAAGATGAGATCCTCGCCAGCATCCCGGTTCCGACAAACGAGCCATGA
- a CDS encoding HIT family protein — protein MARVSPFERYAPDLDAYHERARTGPCFVCGIVARDPDFLGHHVIYEDDGAIAFLNGWPTQYGYALVAPKEHREQATGDFTAEEYLDLQRVVHRVAEAVREEVGAERVYILSLGSNEGNAHVHWHVVPLPPGTPYDEQQFAAVMLETAGALDIPEEENASLAARIGSRMEGA, from the coding sequence ATGGCGCGCGTGAGCCCGTTCGAGAGATACGCGCCCGACCTCGACGCCTACCACGAGCGCGCCCGTACCGGGCCGTGCTTTGTGTGCGGCATCGTGGCGCGCGACCCCGATTTCCTCGGCCATCACGTCATCTACGAAGACGACGGGGCCATCGCCTTCTTGAACGGGTGGCCGACGCAGTACGGCTACGCGCTCGTCGCCCCGAAAGAGCACAGGGAGCAGGCCACCGGGGATTTCACCGCCGAAGAATACCTGGACCTCCAGCGCGTCGTTCACCGCGTTGCGGAGGCGGTGCGTGAAGAGGTCGGGGCGGAGCGGGTCTACATACTCTCGCTCGGGTCCAACGAGGGCAACGCGCACGTCCACTGGCACGTCGTCCCCTTGCCGCCTGGAACGCCATACGACGAGCAGCAATTCGCCGCCGTCATGCTGGAGACCGCCGGGGCTCTGGACATACCGGAAGAGGAGAATGCCTCCCTCGCGGCGCGCATAGGGAGCAGGATGGAGGGGGCGTGA
- a CDS encoding GNAT family N-acetyltransferase: MQPFTTKEDLEVDATYDRNGLLNKTGPGVRIRQMDDADLERILELRSVVRWSADPRAFDLLRGVRDARWFVAESPGGSLVGMVGAVPLGSIGVLCHLAVHDGHRRLGLGADLSSWAVAYLKSRGARTVRLYATRQAEGLYRSLGFRASAARTIYRLDGPRGRPRAFEEAGGNRVETLAFADLPELYGVDRWSYGADRSPLIFATLRLHPGEGLVARDSSGGIKGYLIRSAGTDAMRLGPFVAAGPDVARLLLARALRETGPAPVRVIVPGPATSPAHALLREFGFEGRKDRLRMELGGPLDRPDGLEHYGTTPYMAT, translated from the coding sequence ATGCAGCCCTTCACCACGAAGGAAGACTTAGAAGTAGACGCAACATACGACCGAAACGGACTTCTGAACAAGACCGGGCCCGGCGTCCGCATCCGGCAGATGGACGACGCCGACCTCGAACGCATCCTGGAGCTCAGGAGCGTGGTGCGCTGGTCGGCCGACCCCAGGGCGTTCGACCTGCTGCGCGGCGTGCGCGACGCCCGGTGGTTCGTGGCCGAATCCCCCGGCGGCTCCCTGGTCGGGATGGTCGGCGCGGTGCCGCTTGGGAGCATCGGCGTCCTCTGCCACCTCGCGGTTCACGACGGGCACAGACGACTCGGTCTCGGCGCGGACCTCTCCTCCTGGGCGGTCGCCTACCTGAAGAGCCGCGGCGCAAGGACCGTCAGGCTCTACGCCACGCGGCAGGCCGAGGGCCTCTACCGATCGCTCGGTTTCAGGGCTTCGGCGGCCCGCACCATCTACCGGCTGGATGGGCCACGCGGCCGGCCGCGTGCGTTTGAGGAGGCCGGTGGCAACCGGGTAGAGACGCTCGCCTTCGCCGATTTGCCCGAGCTCTACGGCGTGGACCGCTGGAGCTACGGGGCCGACCGCTCGCCCCTGATCTTCGCGACCCTCAGGTTGCACCCCGGTGAAGGCCTCGTGGCGCGGGACTCGTCGGGGGGGATCAAGGGCTACCTCATCCGCAGCGCCGGAACCGACGCGATGCGCCTAGGCCCCTTCGTCGCCGCCGGCCCGGACGTGGCCCGTCTCTTGCTGGCCCGCGCCCTCCGCGAGACGGGCCCGGCGCCCGTCCGCGTCATCGTCCCTGGCCCAGCCACCAGCCCGGCCCACGCCCTGCTCCGGGAGTTCGGCTTCGAAGGCCGCAAGGACCGCCTCCGAATGGAACTCGGCGGGCCGCTCGACCGGCCGGACGGCCTCGAACATTACGGCACGACGCCGTACATGGCGACTTAG
- a CDS encoding redox-sensing transcriptional repressor Rex, which translates to MRTTLQPGLTNRLTKYLRTTQQLIEEGRDAVSSKELGDYTGINPVQVRRDLNAIGFSGTRGVGYQAYDLVEAVRDILGLRQTYNIALVGAGNLGSAIAASTILPKRGFVIHDVFDADTDKIGRTVGNVVVKHIDELAKSVAEAEEIIGIIATPASAAQHVADLMTEANIRVILNYTDVLLHVPSHVDVHRIDPTAQLMHTLYYLTQAEGQEAS; encoded by the coding sequence TTGCGAACCACGCTACAGCCCGGCCTGACGAATAGGCTGACGAAATACCTCAGGACCACCCAGCAGCTCATAGAAGAGGGCCGTGACGCGGTCAGCAGCAAGGAGTTGGGCGATTACACCGGCATAAACCCCGTGCAGGTGCGGAGGGACCTGAACGCCATAGGCTTCTCCGGTACGCGGGGCGTGGGCTACCAGGCCTACGACCTGGTCGAGGCTGTGAGGGACATCTTGGGTCTCAGGCAGACCTACAACATCGCGCTCGTGGGCGCGGGCAACCTTGGTAGCGCCATCGCGGCGAGCACCATACTGCCTAAAAGAGGGTTCGTAATCCACGACGTCTTCGACGCCGACACGGACAAGATCGGGCGCACCGTCGGCAACGTGGTGGTCAAGCACATCGACGAGCTAGCCAAGAGCGTGGCCGAGGCCGAGGAGATAATCGGCATCATAGCCACCCCCGCCTCCGCCGCCCAGCACGTCGCCGACCTGATGACCGAGGCCAACATCCGCGTCATCCTCAACTACACGGACGTCCTCCTCCACGTCCCCTCCCACGTGGACGTCCACCGCATCGACCCCACCGCACAGTTGATGCACACGCTGTACTACCTGACCCAGGCGGAGGGCCAGGAAGCTTCTTAG
- a CDS encoding aldo/keto reductase family protein, whose product MEYRRLGGSGVKVSEVSLGSWLTYGGSVAEQQATACVHRAYDLGINFFDTANVYMRGAAEEIVGKALRGFDRDSYFLATKVYFPMGDGPNDRGLSRKHITEQCHASLRRLGTDYVDLYQCHRYDEGVPLEETLRALDDLVRQGKVLYVGVSEWTADQISDALRIAREMNLDRIVSNQPQYNMIQRRIEAEVVPLSEREGVGQVVFSPLAQGVLTGKYRPGDAPEEGTRAADPESNRFMRELMNESVLTAVDGLRPIADEAGLTMPQLALAWVLRQKNVSSAIIGASRPEQVEDNAAASGVELPSELVHQIDDVLDGVIRRG is encoded by the coding sequence GTGGAGTACCGGCGGTTGGGCGGGAGCGGGGTAAAGGTAAGCGAGGTCTCTCTCGGAAGCTGGCTTACCTACGGCGGCAGCGTCGCCGAGCAGCAGGCGACCGCCTGCGTGCACAGGGCCTACGACCTCGGCATCAACTTCTTCGACACCGCCAACGTGTACATGCGCGGCGCCGCCGAGGAGATCGTCGGCAAGGCCCTACGAGGCTTCGACCGCGACTCGTACTTCCTCGCGACGAAGGTCTACTTCCCGATGGGCGACGGCCCGAACGACCGGGGCCTCTCGCGCAAGCACATCACGGAGCAGTGCCACGCCTCGCTGAGGCGGCTCGGGACCGACTACGTCGACCTCTACCAGTGCCACCGCTACGACGAGGGCGTGCCGCTGGAGGAGACGCTGCGGGCGCTGGACGACCTGGTGCGGCAGGGGAAGGTGCTTTACGTAGGCGTCTCCGAGTGGACGGCGGACCAGATCTCGGACGCCCTGCGCATCGCCAGGGAGATGAACCTGGACAGGATCGTCTCCAACCAGCCGCAGTACAACATGATCCAACGCAGGATAGAGGCCGAGGTCGTCCCGCTCTCCGAACGCGAGGGCGTGGGACAGGTGGTCTTCTCCCCGCTCGCCCAGGGCGTCCTGACCGGCAAGTACCGCCCCGGCGACGCCCCCGAAGAGGGAACCCGCGCCGCCGACCCGGAATCGAACCGCTTCATGCGGGAGCTGATGAACGAGAGCGTGTTGACGGCCGTGGACGGGCTCAGGCCCATCGCCGACGAGGCTGGCCTCACCATGCCCCAGCTCGCGCTCGCGTGGGTCTTGCGGCAGAAGAACGTCAGCAGCGCCATCATCGGGGCTTCGAGGCCGGAGCAGGTCGAGGACAACGCCGCGGCCTCCGGCGTAGAGCTGCCGTCCGAGTTGGTGCATCAGATAGATGATGTCCTGGACGGTGTGATCCGGCGCGGTTAG
- a CDS encoding bestrophin-like domain has translation METVFWGFLIVGLSAVLAFAGFLVARRLVSFDLREAHNSNTAVMFGALYVLYGLIVGFSAYFVSYQYDTAQKTAQGEAASVEEIHRLAEGFPETKRREVQDLAESYARLVVDEGWPMMREGRISARAGAAADELRRSVLAFESRTERDDALYSQALTLVADLDEGRALRLLEVREGIPSLLWVVLIVGGVVTVGFTYLLGVQTERLHVVMILAYTLVLVLILYAIRALDYPFDGLAQVGPDAFEAALSRMESYGGR, from the coding sequence GTGGAGACGGTCTTCTGGGGCTTCCTGATCGTGGGCCTCTCCGCGGTGTTGGCGTTCGCCGGGTTCCTGGTGGCGCGGCGGCTGGTCTCCTTCGATCTGCGGGAGGCGCACAACAGCAACACCGCCGTGATGTTCGGGGCGCTTTACGTTTTGTACGGCCTTATCGTCGGGTTCTCGGCCTACTTCGTCTCCTACCAGTACGACACGGCCCAGAAGACCGCGCAGGGCGAGGCCGCGAGCGTGGAGGAGATCCACCGCCTAGCCGAAGGTTTCCCCGAGACGAAGCGGCGGGAGGTCCAAGATTTGGCCGAGTCCTATGCCCGCCTCGTGGTCGACGAAGGGTGGCCCATGATGCGCGAAGGCCGTATCAGCGCGCGGGCCGGGGCGGCGGCCGACGAGCTCAGGCGGAGCGTCCTGGCCTTCGAGTCGCGAACCGAGAGGGACGACGCCCTCTATTCGCAGGCCCTTACTCTTGTCGCGGATCTCGATGAGGGGAGGGCGTTGCGGTTGCTGGAGGTGAGGGAGGGCATACCGTCCCTCCTGTGGGTCGTCCTGATCGTCGGTGGTGTGGTTACGGTGGGCTTCACGTACCTGCTCGGGGTGCAGACCGAGCGGCTTCACGTCGTCATGATCCTGGCCTACACGCTAGTCCTCGTCCTGATCCTCTACGCCATCCGCGCCCTCGACTACCCCTTTGACGGCCTCGCCCAGGTCGGTCCGGACGCCTTCGAGGCCGCCCTCTCCAGGATGGAGTCGTACGGGGGCCGGTAG
- a CDS encoding Gmad2 immunoglobulin-like domain-containing protein, with protein MILPLGVNAIVRLTGASSLILAVSLVVGCSGAAPLEGALDTSVGAKPHARAVAVATPDPRARPETTVGAAPSVAVEDGHTTASPEHFVSDGWADGGSGFEADTVLAVRYGEHRGYERVVIDLGTGEEPAGTLPRWTLSSPKGDGLTRIQLPSASATGVSDGGFGKGLMEGFHVVRAPEGGMFVDLLARKSFRYRTLELADPARLVVDFKPAGTPLKKPQPAAGGNTVLVEPRPGARVSDPLTVSGYSRNFEAANTVVLRDARGKELVRETVTANDWSTTWGYFEATLDLPPFSGKGALQVGTTSARDGSFEGVEIPVKGS; from the coding sequence ATGATCCTGCCCCTAGGTGTAAATGCTATCGTCCGGCTGACGGGCGCCTCGTCCTTGATCCTCGCGGTCTCGCTCGTGGTCGGATGCTCCGGCGCAGCACCCCTCGAAGGGGCCCTGGACACGAGCGTGGGCGCGAAGCCCCACGCGAGGGCGGTCGCCGTGGCCACGCCTGATCCGCGGGCCAGGCCGGAGACCACCGTCGGGGCTGCTCCCTCTGTCGCCGTGGAAGACGGTCATACCACGGCCTCCCCCGAGCATTTCGTGTCCGACGGGTGGGCTGACGGCGGCTCGGGCTTCGAAGCCGACACCGTACTCGCCGTCCGGTACGGGGAGCATCGGGGTTACGAGCGGGTGGTGATCGACCTCGGCACCGGAGAAGAGCCAGCCGGGACCTTGCCCCGGTGGACGCTCTCAAGCCCTAAAGGAGACGGCCTGACCAGGATTCAACTTCCCTCAGCCAGCGCCACGGGCGTCTCGGACGGGGGTTTCGGAAAAGGCCTGATGGAAGGTTTCCACGTCGTACGCGCCCCCGAGGGCGGCATGTTCGTGGACCTGCTGGCCCGGAAGTCCTTCCGCTACCGGACGCTGGAGCTCGCCGACCCGGCCCGCCTCGTGGTCGACTTCAAGCCAGCGGGGACGCCCCTGAAGAAACCCCAACCGGCGGCGGGGGGAAACACCGTCCTCGTCGAGCCCCGCCCCGGGGCCAGGGTCTCCGACCCCCTCACCGTCAGCGGCTACTCCCGCAACTTCGAGGCGGCCAACACCGTGGTACTCAGAGACGCCAGGGGCAAGGAGCTCGTCCGCGAGACCGTAACCGCCAACGACTGGAGCACCACCTGGGGCTACTTCGAGGCGACCCTGGACCTGCCGCCGTTCTCGGGCAAGGGCGCCCTGCAAGTCGGCACCACAAGCGCCCGCGACGGCTCCTTCGAAGGCGTGGAGATCCCGGTGAAGGGAAGCTAG
- the gcvH gene encoding glycine cleavage system protein GcvH, translated as MAVPEDLQYTKSHEWVRITDGVATVGITEHAQDELGDVVFVELPEQGATLEAGDSFGAVESVKAVSDLYAPVGGEVVEVNGTLEDSPEKINEDPYGEGWILKLQISDEADLLSAADYEKLLEEES; from the coding sequence ATGGCCGTACCGGAGGACCTTCAGTACACGAAGAGCCACGAGTGGGTCCGCATCACAGACGGCGTGGCGACCGTGGGCATCACCGAGCACGCGCAGGACGAGCTCGGCGACGTCGTCTTCGTCGAGCTGCCCGAACAGGGCGCGACGCTCGAAGCCGGCGACTCCTTCGGGGCCGTCGAGAGCGTCAAGGCCGTCTCCGACCTGTACGCCCCCGTCGGCGGCGAGGTCGTCGAGGTCAACGGGACGCTCGAAGACAGCCCGGAGAAGATCAACGAAGACCCCTACGGCGAGGGTTGGATCCTGAAACTCCAGATCTCCGACGAAGCCGACCTCCTCTCCGCCGCCGACTACGAGAAGCTGCTCGAAGAAGAGTCATAG
- a CDS encoding MOSC domain-containing protein, whose protein sequence is MLPDNGKPVLSGVYVYPIKSCGGISMEKAELVATGLRDDRRWMLVDEAGGFMSQRAHPRMALISPSLTPERLTVSAPGMPDLEVPTRVGTAQTVRVEVWGDEQRGEPAADEADRWFSEFLDFPCRLVRKPDDDFRPVDSLYATGRDQTSFADGFSLLVISEASLEDLNARLEEPVPMNRFRPNLVVGGCGPYAEDGWAEMGVGNAGFRVAEPCPRCAVTTVDQRTGERGKEPLRTLATYRRSGGEVWFGRNLIHTSLGTVRVGDPVEVTPR, encoded by the coding sequence ATGCTGCCGGACAACGGCAAACCGGTCCTGAGTGGCGTCTACGTGTATCCAATAAAGTCTTGTGGCGGCATCTCTATGGAGAAGGCGGAGCTGGTCGCGACCGGGTTGCGTGATGATCGGCGTTGGATGCTCGTGGACGAGGCGGGCGGGTTCATGTCGCAGCGCGCGCATCCCAGGATGGCCCTGATCTCACCCAGCCTCACCCCCGAACGCCTCACGGTGAGCGCCCCGGGAATGCCGGACCTGGAGGTACCGACGCGCGTCGGTACCGCGCAGACGGTACGCGTGGAGGTCTGGGGGGACGAGCAGCGCGGGGAGCCGGCCGCCGATGAGGCCGACCGCTGGTTCAGCGAGTTCCTGGATTTCCCCTGCCGGCTGGTCCGAAAGCCGGACGACGACTTCAGGCCCGTCGACTCCCTCTACGCCACCGGGCGCGACCAGACCAGCTTCGCCGACGGGTTCTCGCTGCTCGTGATCTCCGAGGCCTCCCTCGAAGACCTGAACGCCCGGCTGGAGGAACCCGTCCCCATGAACCGCTTCCGCCCGAACCTCGTCGTCGGCGGTTGCGGACCCTACGCTGAGGATGGTTGGGCAGAGATGGGGGTTGGGAACGCGGGCTTCCGAGTGGCGGAGCCGTGCCCGCGGTGTGCCGTGACCACCGTGGACCAGCGGACCGGTGAGCGGGGCAAAGAGCCCCTGCGCACGCTGGCGACGTACCGGAGATCCGGGGGCGAAGTCTGGTTCGGGCGGAACCTGATCCACACCTCCCTCGGCACCGTCCGCGTCGGGGACCCGGTCGAGGTCACGCCCCGCTAG
- a CDS encoding threonine ammonia-lyase, translating to MIRAEDVAEAQRRLRGVAFRTPLIPCPGADGERRLLFKPESLQPTGAFKLRGAYNKISSLSPGERARGVVAHSSGNHARAVAYAARALGVKATIVMPRGAPRGKLDATAALGPEVVLVGPDSGERARKAAELAAEHGYVPVPPYDDETLIAGQGTVGAEILEDLPDVETVLVPVSGGGLISGVAAAIKQAKPDVNVIGVEPELAADARESLKTGRLVEFPAESVGRTVADGLRVRKLGNAPFEHVLAFVDDIVAVTEEEIFDAMRRLALRVRLVAEPSGAVTFAAYLFHRHELPETRQNVAVISGGNVESDLLAKVLAGDPSGA from the coding sequence ATGATCCGTGCCGAAGACGTCGCGGAGGCACAGCGGAGGTTGCGAGGCGTGGCTTTCCGCACGCCCCTGATCCCCTGCCCCGGAGCGGACGGGGAGCGCCGCCTGCTCTTCAAGCCGGAGAGCCTGCAGCCGACCGGAGCTTTCAAGCTGCGGGGGGCATACAACAAGATCTCCTCCCTGAGCCCCGGAGAGCGTGCCAGGGGCGTCGTCGCCCACTCCAGCGGAAACCACGCGAGGGCGGTCGCCTACGCGGCCCGCGCCCTCGGCGTAAAGGCAACCATAGTCATGCCGCGCGGCGCCCCGAGAGGCAAACTCGACGCAACGGCGGCGCTCGGTCCCGAGGTGGTGCTGGTCGGTCCAGACAGCGGAGAACGGGCGAGAAAGGCCGCGGAGCTGGCGGCGGAGCACGGCTACGTGCCGGTGCCCCCGTACGACGACGAGACCCTCATCGCCGGCCAGGGGACCGTTGGGGCCGAGATCCTCGAAGACCTGCCCGACGTCGAGACGGTGCTCGTGCCCGTGAGTGGGGGCGGCCTCATAAGCGGCGTTGCGGCGGCGATCAAGCAGGCAAAGCCGGATGTGAACGTGATCGGGGTCGAGCCCGAGCTGGCCGCCGACGCCAGGGAGAGCCTGAAGACCGGAAGACTGGTCGAGTTCCCGGCGGAGAGCGTGGGCCGCACCGTCGCCGACGGCCTGCGCGTCCGAAAGCTCGGGAATGCGCCCTTCGAGCACGTCCTGGCCTTCGTCGACGACATAGTCGCCGTCACGGAGGAGGAGATATTCGACGCCATGCGCCGCCTGGCGCTCCGGGTCCGCCTCGTCGCCGAGCCGAGCGGGGCCGTAACGTTCGCGGCCTACCTCTTCCACCGGCACGAGCTCCCCGAGACGCGCCAGAACGTGGCCGTCATAAGCGGTGGCAACGTCGAGTCCGACCTGCTGGCGAAGGTCCTAGCGGGCGACCCTAGCGGGGCGTGA